In one Arachis duranensis cultivar V14167 chromosome 9, aradu.V14167.gnm2.J7QH, whole genome shotgun sequence genomic region, the following are encoded:
- the LOC107465173 gene encoding uncharacterized protein LOC107465173, which yields MRSEDENVDKSEEEPPKVKELKRKTLLEELLPIPFPILAKKAKKQEALDSTVGTVFEKVEVTIPLFQAIQQVSKYVKFLKHICTHKDKLGNLNKKLVDDSISSLLPEKCNDPGPCLVTCLIGGIKFMDCMCDLGACVSIMPLPVYERLNLSPLKRSGARFVLADKSIVLVMGIVENVIVNIQGLLFPVDFHILETPPIDSNKPSSILLGRPFLKTARFKLNAHLGVYSFESDGKLVKFTLEESHKPILEAYSIFG from the coding sequence ATGAGGAGTGAAGATGAAAATGTTGACAAAAGTGAAGAAGAACCACCAAAGGTCAAGGAGCTGAAGAGAAAGACCTTGCTTGAAGAGCTTTTGCCCATTCCATTCCCAATTTTAGCCAAGAAAGCAAAGAAGCAAGAAGCTCTTGACTCCACTGTGGGGACAGTTTTTGAGAAAGTTGAAGTTACCATCCCTCTCTTTCAGGCCATTCAACAAGTGTCGAAATATGTCAAGTTCCTCAAACACATTTGCACTCACAAAGACAAGCTTGGCAACCTCAACAAAAAGCTGGTAGATGACTCTATCTCTTCTTTACTTCCTGAAAAATGCAATGATCCCGGCCCATGTTTGGTGACTTGTTTGATTGGTGGGATTAAGTTTATGGACTGTATGTGTGATTTGGGGGCTTGTGTGAGCATCATGCCACTCCCCGTCTATGAAAGATTGAACTTATCCCCCCTAAAGAGGTCTGGGGCAAGGTTTGTGTTAGCCGACAAGAGTATTGTGTTAGTTATGGGGATTGTAGAGAATGTCATAGTCAATATTCAAGGATTGCTCTTTCCAGTTGATTTTCACATTTTGGAGACCCCTCCCATTGACTCAAACAAGCCATCATCAATACTtcttggaagaccattcttgaAGACGGCCCGTTTCAAGCTAAATGCGCATTTGGGAGTCTATTCTTTTGAGTCGGATGGCAAGTTAGTCAAGTTCACTTTGGAGGAGTCCCACAAGCCAATCCTTGAAGCTTACTCTATTTTTGGATGA